A region of Anopheles merus strain MAF chromosome 2R, AmerM5.1, whole genome shotgun sequence DNA encodes the following proteins:
- the LOC121590685 gene encoding glycosylated lysosomal membrane protein B-like — MVSVNKHTWISPLGFVVSVVLLLNVALCDEPSKLQRKLTATLNPGCREFCENNTAITLVHIAATSDTDTIHYVWDFTGKPTILVALTSKQAEFHIDWPRLMESNPGSVRFTEAPQYTFMAIINRIFQYNDADDRAMLDEGTNAFVYDPHNFTWNRSLLWSNEEDVMMAINAGDDFLFKLNAYSTKDHGMDFPHLLHTSNSTQIDIVFNNITNRFANPRFAIELLFVVSEQAVVGSEFEVTKRKTLDDEHTPGIFEIVDVLSPGAFTFSAGGYIEYRPVSYTHPERDVATSTETRQSQPITVRSPSAVLQTTLAYALYGTKLDRYLVQGMNVSFGVSEDGFYRKTNYTTMTFQVGYGMPPVEELSAFVLIVAGIGIGVPLVVLIASSIYVCTKKLRNRDRFQQQRL, encoded by the exons ATGGTATCGGTAAACAAGCATACATGGATTTCGCCCTTAGGCTTTGTTGTGTCAGTAGTGCTGCTTCTAAACGTTGCCCTTTGTGATGAGCCCAGCAAATTACAGCGAAAA CTAACTGCTACGCTGAATCCTGGTTGCAGAGAATTCTGCGAAAATAACACAGCCATCACACTGGTGCATATTGCGGCCACGTCCGACACGGACACGATCCATTATGTGTGGGATTTTACCGGCAAGCCTACCATTCTGGTGGCACTAACTAGCAAGCAGGCCGAATTCCACATCGATTGGCCCAGGTTGATGGAGAGTAATCCGGGATCCGTACGATTTACCGAGGCACCGCAGTACACGTTCATGGCGATTATCAATCGG ATTTTCCAATACAATGATGCCGATGATCGAGCAATGCTGGATGAGGGAACGAATGCATTCGTTTACGACCCACACAACTTCACCTGGAACCGCAGCCTACTGTGGTCGAACGAAGAGGACGTCATGATGGCGATAAATGCGGGCGATGATTTCCTGTTCAAG TTGAATGCCTACTCGACGAAAGATCATGGCATGGACTTTCCACATTTGTTACACACTTCCAACTCCACCCAAATTGACATCGTGTTTAACAACATAACGAACCGTTTCGCCAATCCACGGTTCGCGATAGAGCTACTGTTTGTCGTCTCAGAGCAAGCCGTTGTCGGATCGGAGTTTGAGGTCACGAAACGCAAAACGCTGGATGACGAGCACACGCCGGGCATCTTCGAAATCGTTGACGTACTATCACCGGGAGCTTTCACTTTTTCAGCCGGTGGCTACATCGAGTATCGTCCCGTTTCCTACACCCACCCGGAACGAGATGTGGCCACCTCGACCGAAACGCGGCAAAGTCAGCCGATCACTGTACGGTCCCCGTCGGCCGTGCTGCAAACCACTCTGGCGTACGCACTGTACGGTACCAAGCTGGACAGATATCTAGTGCAGGGCATGAATGTTTCGTTTGGCGTCAGCGAGGATGGCTTCTATCGCAAGACCAACTACACCACCATGACCTTCCAGGTTGGGTACGGAATGCCACCGGTCGAGGAGCTGTCCGCATTCGTGCTGATTGTGGCTGGCATCGGGATAGGAGTACCGTTGGTTGTGCTGATCGCTAGCTCAATTTACGTTTGCACAAAGAAACTTCGCAATCGAGACCGATTCCAGCAACAGCGGCTGTAA